In one window of Ptiloglossa arizonensis isolate GNS036 chromosome 5, iyPtiAriz1_principal, whole genome shotgun sequence DNA:
- the Alphasnap gene encoding alpha-soluble NSF attachment protein: MMADNEQKAIQLLAEAEKKLSSKGFFGSLFRGSSKVEEAVECYQRAANMFKMAKKWSSAGSAFYEAAELHGKAGSRHDAANNYVDAANCFKKSNINEAISCLLKAIEIYTDMGRFTMAAKHHQSIAEMYENEAVDLQQAVHHYEQAADYFRGEESNSSANKCLLKVALYAAQLENYEKAIQIYEEVASASLESSLLKYSAKEYFFRAALCHLCVDVLNAQHAIERYQDQYPAFQDSREYKLIKTLIEHLEEQHLEGFTEAVKEYDSISRLDQWYTTVLLRIKKQVNDNPDLR; this comes from the exons ATGATGGCTGACAACGAACAGAAAGCGATACAGCTGTTGGCTGAGGCCGAGAAGAAGCTAAGCTCAAAGGGCTTCTTTGGCTCGCTCTTCAG GGGATCATCAAAAGTTGAGGAAGCTGTAGAATGTTATCAACGTGCTGCAAATATGTTCAAGATGGCAAAAAAGTGGAGTTCAGCTGGAAGTGCTTTTTACGAAGCAGCTGAGTTGCATGGAAAAGCAGGCAGCCGCCATGATGCAGCCAATAATTATGTAGATGCTGCTAATTGCTTTAAGAAATCTAATATAAATG aGGCAATTAGTTGTCTGCTAAAAGCAATTGAGATTTACACAGACATGGGTCGATTTACAATGGCAGCCAAGCATCATCAAAGTATAGCCGAAATGTATGAAAATGAAGCAGTGGATCTTCAACAAGCTGTTCATCATTATGAGCAAGCTGCAGACTACTTTCGTGGAGAGGAAAGCAATTCATCCGCCAATAAATGTCTTTTAAAAGTTGCACTATATGCTGCACAACTTGAAAATTATGAGAAAGCTATTCAAATTTATGAAGAA GTTGCTTCTGCATCTTTAGAAAGTTCTCTATTAAAATATAGTGCAAAAGAGTACTTTTTTCGAGCTGCATTATGTCACCTATGTGTTGATGTATTGAATGCTCAACATGCAATTGAACGTTATCAAGACCAATATCCTGCATTCCAAGACTCCAGGGAGTACAAACTAATAAAG ACTCTAATAGAACATCTTGAAGAGCAACATCTTGAAGGTTTTACAGAAGCAGTTAAGGAATATGATTCAATCTCACGATTGGATCAGTGGTACACAACAGTATTATTACGTATTAAAAAGCAAGTTAACGATAATCCAGATCTACGCTGA